In the genome of Coraliomargarita algicola, one region contains:
- the yihA gene encoding ribosome biogenesis GTP-binding protein YihA/YsxC, protein MKITSARFIGCAVDLEDCPPSSLPEFAFVGRSNVGKSSLVNMLAEVKGLAKTSGTPGKTKLINFFRINDHWTLVDLPGYGFAKVSKAKQAEFNQQVSGYLTGRENLKQVFALLDSQLEPLDTDLAFIDWLQQCEIPYSIIFTKTDRSADNKVISHEVQLLKALEDYGLKPNEIFKCSAKTKRGRGAIINWIEGQSPKKPKKKAGKPIQLGWMKK, encoded by the coding sequence ATGAAAATTACATCAGCCCGTTTTATCGGATGCGCCGTCGATCTTGAAGACTGTCCTCCCTCTAGTTTACCAGAATTTGCCTTTGTGGGGCGCTCCAACGTGGGCAAGTCCTCATTGGTGAACATGCTGGCAGAGGTCAAAGGCTTGGCCAAGACGTCCGGCACACCCGGTAAAACGAAGCTGATTAATTTTTTTAGAATCAATGATCACTGGACGCTGGTTGATTTGCCCGGTTACGGATTCGCGAAAGTTTCCAAGGCCAAGCAAGCAGAGTTTAACCAGCAAGTAAGTGGCTATCTGACCGGCCGTGAGAATTTGAAGCAAGTGTTTGCTTTGCTGGATTCACAACTTGAGCCGCTGGATACCGACTTAGCCTTTATCGATTGGTTGCAGCAGTGCGAGATTCCATACTCGATTATCTTTACCAAAACGGATCGTAGCGCGGATAACAAAGTCATAAGCCACGAGGTCCAACTGCTGAAAGCGCTTGAAGACTACGGCCTTAAGCCAAATGAAATTTTCAAGTGCAGTGCGAAGACCAAGCGGGGGCGCGGTGCGATTATCAACTGGATCGAAGGGCAGTCGCCCAAGAAGCCCAAAAAGAAAGCCGGCAAGCCCATTCAGCTCGGCTGGATGAAAAAGTAA
- a CDS encoding AraC family transcriptional regulator has protein sequence MSFLISTIMHVHEKWLIQDTMYRGSAVKSFSQGLSCGFLNKSGKTEDVCDEHYDRLAMVYVLRGRGAYHDSLGHQFELRQGDVFFRFPDRSHTGTIDPNSQWHECFVSLRSEWYHIFQQLELIRPHQVRFEMGMTENIPTRIHGLMELIRKADTPTEISSIEFEIAALIRRVLASAQENRYADTPHVDRLKHAREIIRSQAAQKCSIEALLSDIGLSYSRLRSLFRSAYHISPGEFRIQVRIENACTLLETTDLPINKIADQLGYADAFTFSKQFKQRVALSPQQFRSR, from the coding sequence ATGTCATTTTTGATTAGCACTATTATGCATGTGCACGAAAAATGGTTGATTCAGGATACGATGTACCGCGGGAGCGCAGTCAAGTCGTTCTCTCAGGGCTTGAGTTGCGGTTTTCTAAATAAATCCGGCAAGACGGAAGACGTCTGCGATGAGCACTATGACCGACTCGCCATGGTATATGTGCTTAGAGGCCGAGGTGCCTACCATGATAGCCTGGGCCATCAGTTTGAACTGCGGCAAGGCGATGTCTTTTTTCGTTTCCCCGATCGCTCGCACACCGGAACTATCGACCCCAACAGTCAATGGCACGAGTGCTTTGTTTCTCTGCGTTCAGAGTGGTACCACATCTTCCAGCAATTGGAACTGATACGTCCGCACCAGGTACGTTTTGAAATGGGGATGACAGAAAACATCCCGACTCGCATCCACGGTCTGATGGAATTGATTCGCAAGGCTGACACCCCCACCGAGATCAGTTCCATAGAATTCGAAATTGCGGCCTTGATCCGACGCGTGCTGGCCAGCGCTCAAGAAAACCGCTACGCAGATACGCCCCACGTAGATCGCCTCAAGCACGCACGTGAAATCATCCGCTCACAAGCAGCACAAAAATGCAGTATTGAAGCACTCTTATCGGATATCGGGCTGAGCTACTCACGCCTGCGAAGCCTTTTCCGCAGCGCGTATCACATCAGTCCCGGCGAATTTCGAATCCAGGTGCGCATTGAAAATGCCTGCACACTGCTGGAAACCACCGATCTGCCGATCAATAAAATTGCCGACCAACTGGGCTACGCCGACGCCTTCACCTTCTCCAAACAATTTAAGCAACGGGTCGCTCTTTCGCCACAACAGTTTCGCTCGCGCTAA